The DNA segment gtGGCCTCATACTtcgcctcattgttagtcaattttatagTTCTAATGGACTACCTAACTACGTTACCCCTAGGCGGCTTCAGTACGATGCTGAGTCCGGACCCCTTTGCGTTCGAGGCACCGTCCGTAAATAGGGTCTAGATTCCCGAGGAAGACCCTGAGGTTACTAGCAATTCCTTTTCGACTTCAGGTATTAAGGCCGGTGTGAAGtcagccacgaagtctgccaaaatttgagatttgatggcGGTCCGGGAgcgatattcgatatcgtacccactaatttctatggcccatttggccaatcggcctgaGAGCTCGGGTTTGTGCATTATGTTCCTTAACGGGTAAAAAGTTACAACGCATATGAGATTGCATTGAAAGTATGGCTTCAACTTTCTAGAGGCGGTTAGCAAAGCCAACGCCAATTTTTCTAGTtgagggtaccttgtttcggcCTCGCCTAGGTttctactaacataatagataggaaattgcgtaccttcctCTTCCCGAACTAAGACTCTGTTTACGCTATCTCGGATACCGCTAAGTACATGTATAGCTGCTCGTCCGTCTTCGGAGTATGGAGCAAAGGTGGACTCGAAAGGCACCATTTGAGTTCTTCCAAGCCTGTTGGCACTTCGGGGTCCATGGAAAGTTATTCTTTTTCTTCAATAACGAGAAAAATCGATGAATCTTATCGAAGGATCTCGATATGAATCGGCCCAGAGCGGTTATGCGCCCGATTAGCCTCTCAACGGCCTTGACATTGTCTACCACGATGATGTCCTctatagctttgattttatcgggatTGATCTCGATCCCTCGGTTGGATACCATGAATCCAACGAACTTTCCGGATCTGACCCCGAACGCGTATTTCTCCGGATTCAGCTTCATATGTATTTCTTCAATACGTTGAAGGTTTCCTACAAGTGTTTCAAATGAtcctctgctcgcagggacttaactaagatgtcatcaatataaacctccattgattttcctatttgttcttcgaacatccggtTTATTAGGCGTTGATAAGTGGCACTAGCATTTTTTAGTCTGAACGACATTACGTTATAACGATAGGTGCCGAATTTAGTGATAAAGGAAGTTTTCTTGATCGCCCAGGTCCATCCGGATTTGGTTGTtcccggaataggcatcgagaaaattgAGTATCTCATGCCCGACTGTCGCATCAATCATGCGATCAATattaggcaaaggaaaagaatccttgGGGCACGCCTTGTTCAAATTtttgtaatctacacacattcttattttatttctcttctTAGGTACTACAACTACGTTAGCCAACCAATCCCGATACGTAACTTCCCGAATAgaacctattttaaggagtttggatACATCGTCTTTGATGAACGCATGCTTGACTTCGGATCGAGGCCTCCTTTTCTATTTAAACAGGTGGAACTTCGGGTCCAAGCTTAGCTTATGAGTGGTTACTTCTGGCGAGATCCTTGTCATATCCAAATAGGActaagcaaaacaatccacgttagCAATAAGCAATTTAATGAGTTTTTTCTTGAGATTGGAAGTCAACCCCGTTCCcaagtatacctttcgatcgggcaaATATTCGATCAACATGACTTGCTCTAGCTCCTCGACCGTCGACTTAGTGGCATCAGAATCATCAAGGGCTATGAACGACCTAGGAACTTCGTAATCAACTTCCTCGCCTATCTCCTGCTTCTCCGGTTCGATCGGGCTAGTGTCGGTGATTACTATTTCATTTCTTCCTTCCTAACCGAATGTGAATTCTTTGATGTCGAGAGCGCGAATATCGGGGTCACCTTGTCGACCGGAAACATTTCTTTTGCGGCCGATTGTTCTCCGTAAACTGTCTTGATCCCTCCCGGTGTGGCAAATTATaatgcctgatgtagtgttgaggGTATTGCCCTTATGTTGTGAATCCATGGCCTTCTGAATAGAGCACTACATCTCATATCTCCTTCAATCCATAGAACTTTGTTTCCTGAATGGTCGCGACGGTGTTTACTGGCAGGTTTATCTCCCATTTGGTAgtttcacatgccatgttgaatTCGTTTGAAATTCGGTCTGCAGGCACTATTTGGTCTTGTAAACCTAGTtgttccacgaccctcgatctaATGATAttggccaagctacctggatcaattaacacactcttaactcgagatttatttatgagtacagatattaccagtaTATCATTATGTGGTTGCACGATGCCTTCGGTATCCTCGTCGTTGAAAGATACGGTCCCCTCCGGTATATAATCTTGAGTTCGTTTTTTCGTTGTAATGGACACCTTAGTGCGCTTTGCATTGGCCCCTGATGGGACGTTGACTCCACCAATGATCATGTTAATGGCGTGATGGGGTTCCTCTTGCTCGGTCTACTTGTTAGAGTCCCTATTCCTgaagtgatttttggctcgatcactcaaAAATTTTCGGAGGTGTCAGTTATTGAATAACCAAGCTACTTCTTCTCTTAGCTGTCTGCAGTCTTCGATTCTGTAGCCGTGAGTGCCATCATACTTACACATTAGGTTGGGGTCCTTTTGGACAGGATCAGACTGCAACGATCGAGgccatttggtatctttgatgcgTCCGGTGGAGGATACAATATTGGCAGCATCGacactgaagttgtattccgataatcTCAGTGCCTCCTTGGCCCTGAGTGGCATGTCGAAACAgttcttgctcatgagtccccgacTATTGTGACCTCGATCGTTCCTTTTTTCACTCATCGCAGGGTTGCGTCCGGATCCATTACCCCTTCGATCTCCGTTATAGGGTTGGTATTGATCTCTGTTCGATCTTGGTTCATGATCGACAGCTCTTTTGGATCTGTCACTACTTCTGACGGGATATACTGATCTGGGAAGGGTCCTGAGCTGATCATcttcgactctgatttttaattgGTACCTGTTATGGACGTCGGCCCAAGTTACCGCCGGTTATTTTACCAAGTTTTGTTTCAACTACTGTGAAGCCAATGAGCTTTGAGGGTTAAGTCCTTGGGTGAATGCCTTAACGGCCCAATCATTTGCGATCGGAGGCAGATCCATCCATTCTATTTGAAACCTCGACACAAATTTCTAAGCATCTCGTTATCCCTTTGctttactttgaaaaggtttgacTTCTGGGTCTCGACCTTGGTGGCCCCGACGCGCGCCTTTACAAAAGCATCTGCAAGCACAATaaatgaatcaatagaattagggggtaagttgtgataccatatcatagctccttTTGACAAGGTTTCACCGAACTTTTCAGCACAACGgattcaatttcatcatcttctaaaTCGTTCCCCTTGATGGCACACGTGTAGGATGTCACATGTTCATTTGGATCAATTGTTCCATTGTACTTCGGAATTTCGGGCGTATGGAATTTCTTTGGGATTGGTTTCGGATCTGCGCTCGGAAGGAAAGGCTTTTGGAAAAATTTCTTGGAATCCAGGCCTTTCAATATCGAGGGTGCTCCTGGAATCTGATCAACGCTGGAGTTATAGGTCTCCACTTTTTTGTCGTTAGCTTCGATCTTCTTTTCCCGCTATTCTACTCGCTTCGTCAATTCCTCGAGCATCCTTACTATTTCGGGGTTGGCCCTAGTTTCAGCATTACCCGCCCTTTTTTAGGTTCATTCATTTCTTCAGGTGTTCTCCCGGGATGGTTCGGGCTCAACTCTGTTGGGGGCGTGGCTTTGGTTCTGTAACTGGGCTATTGCCACATGTTGAGCTTGTAACATTTCGAAAATCATCCGCAAATTGATCATATCGCCTTCATCGTCGTGCGTATCCTTGGCTACCGACCTGGCTCCCCCATGAATGCTTTTTTCTGGGTCGGTGGACAAGTTAGCGTCGATGGCCACATGGGAGTTAGCATCGATTGGGTGTGTGACCGGGGCTCCGTTGGGGTTTGCAGAGGAAACCTCGTTGCTGGGCACTATTTTATTGTTCTTGCCATGGTGACTAGAGTCACCATCAACGTTCAAATGAGCAAATTGAGAGTTTGATATTCTTATATTTAACCTGAAATTAAAATCTCAAAGAACAAGATTAAAGCAGAGTGCATTACGAAAATTTGTATCAAATtgtcactattatccttagccccacagtgagcgccaaactatttaccctaaaaacgtataacaattgaatttatatgtaattttaaggatatgtaggttAATTCAATATAAACGATTAATGGCGTTAGATTAAACAGATAAAGGACGTAATAAATTTCCAAACCAATAGTGAGAGTGATCTCGGACTCAGTAATGGCTTAATGAAGTGCCTGCCTCCTCAATGTCGGGCTCACAATAATGGAGAACTGATGAACAAAAGTTGGAacagagaaaaataatgatagtTCCTTGATATACGTGTTACATTGTGTCCTATGAATAATAAGTTTTTCTCTTTATATAATAGGTGAAttttaccctaagtacaattctaAGAAAGGCAAAAATCTTTCTTCTTGCTATTCACTGATCCACTACTGATACGAGCCGAGATTTACGCCATGACATTCGGTTGGACACGAATATCACGACTCTTTGTTAGTCGTGTGCGATCGTTTGATAATGCCCCCCGAAGCTTTGTGGTTCGAATCGGACCTGGGATATATGGCCCCGATGCTTCCGAGGGCAGGTATTTTGCTCGAACCTCGATGCGAGGGGATCCTTACTTTGACTCTGATTCGTACGGTTGCGTCTCTGCTCCATTTGATTCACCAAATATTGAGGTGTCTGACGGGCTCGGTTTCACCCGTATACAATATGCACTTTCTTATTTTTCTAAatctttaaattaatttttacaaGATAAagatttaaaattattttatcacTTTAAATACAAATTTATCGCTAATTATCATGGATACGTGTATTGTACGTAAATGTAAATTGGTTTACCGAAAAAATACTTTAGTATTTGCAAATAGAGACTAGCTTAAAATTCATCGTTTAGCTATAAAAAAATCAATTtgcaaatccaaaaaaaaattacatatgGTCTGGCACCAATACAATCACAAAAAGAGCATTGATAGCTTGGGACAAGATGTGTCTGCCTAAATCAGTAGGGGCTATAACTTGACAAATCTCCAAGTGTGGAATAAGGTAGCAATAACTAAAACACACTGGGACCTGGCTCATAAGGAGGATAAAGCTTGGATAAGATGGATTCATGCATACTACATCAAAGGGCAAAGTATACTTGACATGGCTATCCCACAACAGGCAAGTTGGATGGTGAGGAAGATTCTGGATGCTAGGAAAAATATGCAGCGAGTACCAGCTCTAAAGCAGAAGAAGAGCTTCATTAAACATATATACTTAGGGCTCCTGGGTAATCATGACAAAGTGGAATGGAGAACTTTGTTATTCCATAATGAGGCTAGACTTAAAACAGTATTTACAATGTGGCTCTAGTGTCATGAAAGGCTGTTAACTGTGGATTGATTAGCCAAATGGGGAATCCAAGTGAATTCACAGTGCATTCTATGTATGGCTGCAGATGAATCACATCTCCATCTTTTGGTGAGTGTAGCTTCTCCAAAGCAGTATGGATGAGATTGTTAAGATGGTTACAACTATTGGATGCTCCAACTAATTCTTGGCAACAAGTGTTTACATGGTTGCTTTTTCAATCCAAAGATAAGTCATGTAAAACAAAGATACTCAAGATGATGTATGCAGAATACACCTACGTGATTTGGAAAAAGAGGAATATTAGAGTGTTTGAAGATCAAGCAAGGAATGTAGAAATAACTAGAGAAGTGGCATGCATATGCAACATTAGAGCATGAGGGGGAGTGAGGACAAAGATGCAGCAACTTCATTTCTAAAGGCAAAAGTAACAATACAAAGACTGGCAGGCAAAGATAGTTCTATGAGGCTTTATGTACTACATATAGTATAGTTATAGAGATAGGGTTATGTATGGATTGTCGCAAGTCGAGGATAACTATGCTGTTTTATAACGATTGCTTTGGtgattaataaaaattataattaccaaaaaaaaattatttataaatactGACTTTGGCACAGATACTTTAGTATAATTAAAATAGAGTTAATACCCTAAAATCCCCTTAAACTATAACATTTTTGTTAATTTCCTACTTAAACTATTTGGTGTCCCCAAACATTCTCTGAACTATATTGTCCTTCGTATTAAAGCCCCCTCGTCGCTGACCTGGCATAACGTGTGCAAACACTCGCTTAAGAGCGCGTGACAGCTGAAAAAAGCCATCAAAATGGCTTATATGACAGAAAATAATGGCCAATTAGCCTAACCCTATTTcacatttatttttttaataaatattctCCATATTTCAGTTATATCCACCTTTCTTCCTCATTTTTTAactatttttccattttttaacatttcttctttatttttaaccctttttcttCATTTCGCCATATGAGTTTCCTCTGAAAAAATTTCTCCCTCTCTTGTTTCCTCTGAAATGATTTattctctttcttgttttagtctTCTTTCATTTCTTACACATATTGTTGAAAGAATACCAATTTAAATATTCTTATTAAACTCAATACCTTGTAGATAATAAAGTTGAATATCTTGAACCTTCTTTATGTAATCTGGAATTAGAGAATATAATTTTATTTGTTGGCCAATTGATTTTTTATTTGCGAAATTTTATTTTGTGCAATCTTTTTTATGTAATATAAGATGATTTTTAAGAAACACTATAtgtctttatttatatttttctgtGGTACAAAGTGAATATAAATGACTTATTCAATTGAAGTTTAGCATCAAGCATAATCACAAATAAAATTAATACAATGCATTAATTATTATTTTGGCCAAAACTcataaaattaattaattaatcatcCCAGAATAATACATCATGAGTAAACTGCATAAAAAACTCTTTAAAAATCATAAGTTAATATAGTTAGACAGACGCAACATGGGGTTTTAATATATAGGGGAATATAGTTCAGGGGGGTTTTGGGGATACTAGATAGTTTAAGTAGGTAACTAACAAAATGGTGAAAGTTTAGGTGGGTTTTAGGCTGAGTTGAATAGTCACGTGTAGTGCTACATGTCACATTTTTTAAATAAATAGGACAGTGTACTACACGCACCTCTAAGAATGCAATGAGTGATTTTTAATATGAAGGGCAATATAGTTCATGGAGGTTTTTGGGGACACTGAATAGTTTAAGTAGGAAATTGACAAAAATATGATAGTTTAGGGGGATTTTAGGGTATTATTTAAACACTTCTTTGAATATGAAATAAGAATTTTTATTTATAGATATCTAACCTTGTTTTTTCAGGAAAATCATATCCAAACACAATTAGAACCAAATACTACATTAGTACTATTTTTACAAATTGAACTTgtaattttctttctttcaacCAGATACAGCCTGATCGTCTATTGTCTTTGAAGTTTGAATTGGCCAAGTGTGGTACCGTGTCATCAACAGGAAGAGAATGAGCAGAGGTATCGACAACAACAataggaggaagaagaaggcggAAGACGACGAGGTTGAAGAGCTGCTGCGGGCGGCAGAGGATGACGTATTCCTCAAGCTCAGCCTCAATTCCCATATGGCTCGTGGTTCTTCCACCCAATTCATCGATCCAGATCTCGATCAACGTTTCCGTGCCCTCAAATTCAAGCAAACCCCCAAAACCAAAAACCCTATTCCCCAACAACCATGTTCAACCTCTACAGCTTCCGATGTTAACTTGTTTCCCAGATTTGCAGCTCTCAAAAGCTCCCTTCCCGCTTATTCTTCTTCGGCTAACCAACAGGCTGCGGAGGAGAATGAAGAGGATGACGATGAAGTTGAGAAGGTGATTAAGTGGGCCATTGATGCTGCTAGGCTTGACCCTTCACCTCCCTCTGACACTGATGAAGATGAAAATAGTGAGGATGATGTCAGCTAAGCGGAAATGATTTATGAGTGTGTGTGGTATTTTTTATTTTCACCTGGTGTGGTTGCCTCATATATTTGATACTTACAAAGTCTTTGCAATGAATGCATTCTGTTATTTCTTCTAATTGATGAATTGTGGCTGGATGTTTAGATTTGAAATTGGTAAGAGCTTGTATCTATTGTCATTCTTATTGCTATGCTGATACTACTTGTTTATGCTTACTGTTAACCAAAGTTGCTTGTTTACATTATTAGGCTTAGTAATATACCTTCCCCTAAAAGTTAAAATGTAATCCTGATTGTCCTTTAATATTGATAGATGAAACCTAGAATATGAGGTTGTCTTTTTAATACCCTGCCGTTGTTCAAACATCATAATGGTCTGTGTTGATATTTGGATGATTTTCTGGTCGCTGGAATTCTCAACTTAAAAGCAATTGTACTCCTGTAACATTTGGATGATAGAACAAGTTCCGATTGAATATTTATATAACTGGTGTTGTTGATGGAATATCTTAAAGCTAGTTTTGTAGCCTGAGGATTTAGTTAGAAAATCTCATATGTACTGTTAGTGATAAATAGCAGGAGTACCTtgttttttattatatatattgcTTTAGGCATCTGTATCTTCTTACTTTACTGTTATTGTTCATTAACTTTCACATCTACTGCTTTGTTTACAGCGTATCAAATATTTTACTAATATGTTTAAATGCCTAGGCATCATCAGTACACTGATTTTTATGTTTTCAACCTCAATTGTGTACGTAGATATTTTCTCTGGTTGAACAGGGGACTGGTCCAGTGCAAATAAGGTGACCATTTCAACCTTGTTTCAGTTCACAATATTGCTATATAACAAAGAGAGATATCCATGGCTGGCTGCTTATGGTATTTGTTTTATACTTATAaatcttaggggtcgtttggtagggtgcataagtataatgctgaatagggtgtattagtaatgctggtattagttatgcttgcattagttatgctggtattagttatgttgacatatttcttatccattgtttggtttgatgtattaaagcattgctcagtttctaaaagaattgtttgtttacaataatGCCCTCAAAACTAATccacactctaactttttaaaagaaacatatgttgagaaaagtttttatgtgaaaaagtttaaaaaattattttatttgtctacctgtattgtaaaataaaatttaatatttatttataaaaaaggaaatatgttaagtatttatttatttactagggatataattttatttctcactatttggattattttgaacttgcattaatatactaactagcatattttaatcaagcataaattttgaaggacaattttgtctttaactaagctaatacatgcattaaaacccattgcattgctaatatcattgttttctatgcattagttatgcatagaataataccaaataggatgtataactaatgcttgcataactaatgcataggttcaaaatgtctaccaaacaatgtattattaatacacaaagctaatgcatgcattagcttatccaatgcatcctaccaaacgaccccttagtgtgCACCGACAATAGTGGGGCTATAACATGGAAAAGAGCTATAATTTTCATGGATTGATGTAACAATTCTTTTATGCTATTAATGAATTTTAACATAGTTATAAGTTTCACCTAATTAtcaattagtaattatttgaaTTTTACTTGTAATTGCCTAATAAATGACCtgattatgtaaatattttacaCGATCTATGCGTAATAAAAAATTTCATGGGACACGCTATTTGGTCGGCCCCATTTAACTTGTATTCACTTTTTAAAAGAAGTTTAATTAGTACCCAAAGTACAGATAATTTCAGACCTTTATTCTTAGTTGATGTGAAAATGAAGGTGACGATGGATTTACATGGTGTTTGCGACCAAGTTTTAAGGTGGTTTATAGTGTTTTACGGTAGTGTGGTGATGTGGCGCTCCTCTCTTTGCTACTGCtggtgtcttcttcttcttcttcttcctcttagTTGCAAAATGAGTTTGTCAGATTTGTTATTATTTTGACAAATTGATGGTTGGAGTTGGTTCtttatgatatttgaaagttatATTTTAGTTTTGAGCTCATTTTTGAGTAGATTTGGATATTGAATCGTTTGTTGGATTGTTGAAATTCGAAAAACAAGTTTCTGTTTCTGGACAATTTGCACTTCAGACTAAAAAGTCTTAAGTGCATGCAAAAATTAGCTGCCCTGCAGACCAATTAAGTGCATCTTAAatgcatttttttttttgcatttcagACTAAAAAAAGTCTTAAGTGAATGGAGAAAGTAGTTGCACTTAAGATTAAAACAGTCTCAAGTGCATCTAAAATTTGCAATTTCAGGCGTGAATTTTTCTAGCTTCAGACTCGCAAGTCTGAAATTGATTCTAAAACGGATAAACTTGCAAAGTTTTGTGCAATACGTTATGCGGATATAACATCAATGATAACTCAAAACTAGGTATATATATAAACTCCTTTGTACGTAGAACTTAAACTCATTTACGATGAAGAGCTGAGTttttaattgaatatttttttGGCTTTGCCTTTCACACTATTATCGTCCAATGATGGAAGATACGATCGCTGTAATTAAAAACACAGGTGGATTGTGTTGAAACTGCTCAAAATGTCCCTCAATTATAAACAATCAGTTCTTGCGAAATGAAATAACCAATGAGAAAAGATGAATATTCAGATTATCTGAATAGGCATGGTTTCACACTGAGATTTAATTAAACAGAGTTTTTTAAGGATTATCCCCTAGACAGTGTGCGTTAGTGCTAATTTTTTCCATAGCCAGTAACTCTAGTGCTTGAATTCAAGGAAGCACCAATATGAAATGACAGTTATTACTGGAGGCTAATGATAACAACTAATTGGTATGGTTAACTTCAATCAAtatctcttgtttttttttttaaatgatgaTGGCATCCGATTTAGCTTGAGTAACTACACAATGCTCCATGTAAAGAAATCATCTAGTATTTTTTGCTTCTACTGAAATTTAAACCTAAAATCTCATATTTTCTTTTATAGACCACTAGGCCACACACTTAGGTGCAATTACTACAATCTAAATTATCCATTTCACAATTTTTGTACGTGCCTACTTGCTCACAAGTACTACCTATTTAACACTTGAGAATACCATGCCTGTACAAAGGTTATCCAATTACAAGCCCCAGCTTAAAATAATAACTACTTGAAACAAGACCTAGTTGATTCTCTTGTTCATTTTTTGTGAAGCCTGAAAAAATCGTTGAGTTTATTTTCTTGACAATAAATTTATTGGAAGACTTAACTTCCAATCAAAAACAAAAATCTGTTTCTTGAACAGTAAGCTTACTCGTATCAAGAACAAATATCCGTTACCCGAATAGTAAACTTACTCATATCAACACACCATATCACTTGGGTCAGTTGAAAAATGCCAGACTGAACAACAAGATGGCACGCAGCTTCGATGGTaggattaaaaataattattatgtaTAGAATTGCAAAGGTATAACATAAAAACAATTGGGACACTGAAAATAAAGAAATTGGATGGCTAAAACAAATGTTGTGCATGTAAAGTTTGTCCCACTAGAATTCTTCTACAAAATAATGGAAGTAGGATTATATTGTCGATAATGGTTTGATCAAGACGGCGATTACAAAGAAAACTATCTGATAAATAAAATTTTGATGTCTCACCACATGTATAAAAATTTCCAAACTAAAAAGTATGATATACGAGTAACTTGAGCCATCCTgcaaacaaaaaaagaaagtcCACTAAGAAAGTAATGCAAATATTTGCACGTAAATAAGCAGAAAGAAAAAGCCACAAGTTTCTCGAGATGTCCAAGTCATATGATCCAGTTTGCCCTTAGTGACCCCATTCTATGTGCTCGACTCATGAAAAAGAATTCAAGCCCGCACGTGAGAGGGCTTGTTGAAGGCATAATTTAAATAACTAGAAGTGGATGTTGCCTAACAACTTAGGGTTAGAAAGTAGAAAAGCCATCCTAACCTAGCCCTGAACTAGCGAAACTCATCATGGTATTCATAGTCTTCGTCATCCTCGTTAAATATTGCACTATAGAACACGTATGGGCTATCAATCATCTCTTTTAGAGTAAGCCCTCCATCTTTATCTGCATCAGCCTGAGAgaaaacatagcagaattattTAACACCACTATTTCACACTCTTACGACACAATCAGCAAAGAAGAGAATAATGTGCATTCTGAATCTATATTGTTTTGGAACATTTCCATTTTACATGTGACAGTAAGATCCAATCATATTAAGGTTTTTTCCTTCACTAGTACACAAAAGGAACAAAACTGGGGAACTTGTAAAGTGCAATTATCTCGATATATTTCACATTCTTCATTTTAACCATTTTAACCAATAAGAGTAAGAGTTTCTCCTTGCAATCTCCTTTAAACGCGCATATTAGAAAAAAGAAGACGAGCACCACTACATTGTAATGTTCACCAATAACAAGAGACCAGTACTTTCCACGAGATTTATTAATGTATACTGAAATTGAGAATATTGGCCCCAGAGTGCACAATCTAGGAGTGGCAAAATTAACCCAAACTCATTTCACCAGCCCAAGTGAACTTTGGGCAGGGTTGGGCAATGACCCATTTAATGAGTCAGCTCATCTTGACTAGCCCAAACAGTCCATTTGCGACCCCTAGTACAATCCAATTAAAACCTAAGCTTTAGGAGAATTATTACATCACA comes from the Nicotiana sylvestris chromosome 4, ASM39365v2, whole genome shotgun sequence genome and includes:
- the LOC104231957 gene encoding uncharacterized protein, coding for MSRGIDNNNRRKKKAEDDEVEELLRAAEDDVFLKLSLNSHMARGSSTQFIDPDLDQRFRALKFKQTPKTKNPIPQQPCSTSTASDVNLFPRFAALKSSLPAYSSSANQQAAEENEEDDDEVEKVIKWAIDAARLDPSPPSDTDEDENSEDDVS